GTGGTCTTAACCCCGTCAAGTAGACACTAGATAAAAGGCATCCTAAGCGGCGATCGCTTCCCGGAATTCCACTGGGGATCGGTCGCCAAGTTTTTTTTGGAAACGTTCCTTGTTGTAATATTCGATGAACTCAGCAATCATATTGCGTGCAGAAGTCTCATCTTTTGGTTCCTCTAAATAAAGTTTTTCTGTCTTTAGATGGGAGAAAAAGGACTCTATACAGGCATTGTCAAAGCAATTTCCCCTCCGCGAGTGGCTTCCAATGAAGCCACGTTTTTTTAACAATGCCGCATATTGTTTGGACGTATACTGGAATCCTTGATCAGAGTGAAGAAGAGTTCCATCCCCTGTTTCTAAGCGATAAACAGTGTCTAACACTAGTTGGAGATCGTTTCTCGAAGAAAGTTCCCACGCAATAATTTCATTATTAAATAGATCTGTTACAGCGGATAGATAGACAAAATGGTCTCCAATTCGTACATACGTGATATCCGTTGCAAGCTTTTGTCTGGGAGCCTCTGCATAAAAATTACGAGCCAGTATGTTAGAGAACACAATGGATGGCTTACGCCCCATAAAGGGGCGTTTTTTGCGGATAACGGATCGAATACCGAGTTCACGCATTAATCTACGTACTTTCTTATGATTCACCACTATTCCTTCCCTACGTAGAGCAGTTCGCATACGAAAGTAACCGTAGTATGGACGGAGTCTGTGAATTGCTAATATATGCTCTTTTAAGTTTGCATCATTCGAGCTACGTCCGGCGCGTTGTATGTATTTTTTCCATTTGTAATATCCTGCACGTGAAACCTTCGCAATCTTGCAAAGTTGCGTAATGGTATATTGTTTGGAAAGCTCCTCAATGATTACAAATCGTTGTCCTTTTTCCAAGATCCCTCCCCGTGTAGATTTGGATTGAGCTTTTTTAGATATTCTACTTGGGCCTTTAGATAAGCGTTTTCCTCCTCAAGACTATTAAAATGTTTCTTAATCCAGCGACCTCGATAATCTTCAAACGACTCACCAGCTTTATACTTTTCGACCCAATTTTGAATTTGAGTTCGACTTCTGATCCCGAGTTTCCTTTGTATTTCACTATAAGGCATCTCCTCTTCTAAGAAGAGGCGCACTGCCTCCTTTTTTGTTTCTTCCGAATATCTTCTAAACTTTTGTCCTTTCTTAGCGGACATAAAAATCCCCTCCGGTTATAGCAGTGTCTATGAGAACATGTTAACATGTTCTCTTTTTTCACTGTCTACCGTAAGGGGATAATACCAA
This genomic interval from Risungbinella massiliensis contains the following:
- a CDS encoding IS3 family transposase (programmed frameshift), whose translation is MSAKKGQKFRRYSEETKKEAVRLFLEEEMPYSEIQRKLGIRSRTQIQNWVEKYKAGESFEDYRGRWIKKHFNSLEEENAYLKAQVEYPKKAQSKSTRGGILEKGQRFVIIEELSKQYTITQLCKIAKVSRAGYYKWKKYIQRAGRSSNDANLKEHILAIHRLRPYYGYFRMRTALRREGIVVNHKKVRRLMRELGIRSVIRKKRPFMGRKPSIVFSNILARNFYAEAPRQKLATDITYVRIGDHFVYLSAVTDLFNNEIIAWELSSRNDLQLVLDTVYRLETGDGTLLHSDQGFQYTSKQYAALLKKRGFIGSHSRRGNCFDNACIESFFSHLKTEKLYLEEPKDETSARNMIAEFIEYYNKERFQKKLGDRSPVEFREAIAA